A window of the Bacillus andreraoultii genome harbors these coding sequences:
- the infC gene encoding translation initiation factor IF-3, with protein sequence MMVNEGIRARELRVIDANGDQLGIKTKTEALEIAARRNLDLVLVAPNAKPPVARVMDYGKYRFEQQKREKEARKNQKVISVKEVRFSPTIDEHDFNTKLRNARKFLEKGDKVKASIRFKGRAITHKEIGQKVLDRLAKECADIAAVESKPKMDGRSMFLVLAPKTEK encoded by the coding sequence ATGATGGTCAATGAGGGCATTCGTGCTCGTGAACTTCGTGTAATTGATGCAAACGGTGATCAATTGGGAATTAAAACAAAAACTGAAGCCTTAGAGATTGCGGCTCGCCGGAATCTTGATCTTGTTTTAGTTGCGCCAAATGCGAAACCACCTGTAGCAAGAGTTATGGACTACGGAAAATATCGCTTTGAGCAACAAAAGAGAGAGAAGGAAGCACGGAAAAATCAAAAGGTAATCAGTGTGAAAGAAGTCCGTTTTAGCCCAACCATCGACGAACATGATTTTAATACGAAATTACGAAATGCTCGTAAATTTTTAGAAAAAGGCGATAAAGTGAAAGCATCGATTCGTTTTAAAGGTCGTGCCATCACTCATAAAGAAATCGGTCAAAAGGTACTTGATCGCTTAGCAAAGGAATGTGCAGATATTGCAGCTGTTGAATCAAAACCAAAAATGGACGGTCGTAGCATGTTCTTAGTACTAGCGCCAAAAACTGAAAAGTAA
- a CDS encoding TVP38/TMEM64 family protein: MDGSTSLILSFVEMGGLFAPIAFILFHIVRQFLFIPVVVVCLAGGLLFGSVFGIIFSIIGLTLSSVLLFFILRIFPTVHSKLHHIKLKWFGPYMNLTRGQIALLKLIPFMHFQLLSYCLLERNPDFRDYVVNSLYTNIPVVVFYTVFGQFFNHFSPTMAVMFLLALSALIVLLREKFIVIKWQDFF, encoded by the coding sequence GTGGACGGTTCAACGAGTCTTATTTTATCGTTTGTAGAAATGGGAGGGCTATTTGCACCAATTGCATTTATTCTTTTTCATATTGTCCGACAGTTTTTGTTTATTCCAGTTGTTGTTGTTTGTTTAGCAGGGGGTCTACTATTTGGCTCTGTCTTTGGAATAATCTTCTCAATAATCGGGTTAACATTATCTAGTGTGCTATTGTTTTTCATATTAAGAATATTCCCAACTGTCCATAGTAAATTACACCATATTAAACTAAAATGGTTTGGTCCGTATATGAATTTAACAAGAGGACAAATTGCTCTTTTAAAGTTAATCCCATTTATGCACTTTCAATTATTAAGTTACTGTTTACTAGAAAGAAACCCAGATTTTCGTGACTATGTGGTCAATTCGCTATATACGAATATTCCAGTTGTTGTATTTTATACGGTGTTTGGACAGTTCTTTAATCATTTTAGTCCAACGATGGCGGTAATGTTTTTACTTGCTTTATCTGCTTTAATTGTTCTTTTACGAGAAAAGTTCATAGTTATTAAATGGCAGGATTTTTTTTAA
- a CDS encoding ABC transporter ATP-binding protein, translating into MKKLATYLKPYKLQIMIALALVFLQSMAELYLPRLMSDIIDQGVVNGDVPYIWKIGGFMLLVAAFGMLSAIIASYFSSRASSGFGRDLRNVVFSHIQQFSQEEFDQLGTASLITRTTNDINQVQFVLMLTLRVMVTAPIMAIGGIIMALTTDVKLSLIFLISVPVLGLAIFLIARKGIPLFKLIQKRLDKVNQVLREKLVGIRVIRSFNRVAFEEERFDQASKDLTDTSIRVNKIMALMMPVMLLIINFSTIAIVWFGGLRIDNGNMQVGDLMAFIQYAMQIMFSFMLVSMMFVLLPRAQVSANRIGEVLELQPVIKNPENVKKETDLHGYVTFHHVSFSYPNAEKAALSNISFEARPGQTTAIIGGTGSGKSTLINLIPRFYDVSEGQVLVNARDVRDWDLAELRKIIGFVPQKSVLFTGTVAENIQYGKTDATEPEIEHAAKIAQAEDFIEEMNDHYQTVISQGGTNISGGQKQRLSIARALVRKPEIYLFDDSFSALDFKTDAKLRAALKSETEEATVILIAQRVSTVIDADQIIVLDEGKIAGIGTHTELLETSSVYREIVSSQLSEEELA; encoded by the coding sequence ATGAAGAAATTGGCGACTTATTTAAAGCCATATAAGTTACAAATAATGATTGCTCTTGCCCTTGTATTTTTACAATCTATGGCGGAGCTCTACCTGCCACGCCTGATGTCAGATATTATAGATCAAGGCGTTGTCAATGGGGATGTGCCTTACATTTGGAAAATTGGTGGATTCATGTTACTAGTTGCAGCTTTTGGCATGCTTAGTGCTATCATTGCAAGCTATTTTTCTTCACGAGCCTCGAGTGGATTTGGTCGTGATTTACGGAATGTTGTTTTTAGCCATATTCAACAATTCTCACAAGAAGAGTTTGATCAACTTGGAACTGCTTCATTAATTACGAGAACAACAAACGATATAAACCAAGTTCAGTTTGTTCTTATGTTAACATTACGCGTGATGGTGACAGCTCCAATTATGGCCATCGGTGGAATTATTATGGCATTAACAACAGATGTAAAGTTGTCTTTAATTTTTCTTATTTCTGTGCCAGTTCTTGGATTGGCAATTTTTCTCATTGCTAGAAAAGGAATTCCATTGTTTAAATTAATTCAAAAGAGGTTAGACAAAGTAAACCAAGTTTTACGGGAAAAATTAGTCGGCATTCGTGTTATTCGCTCATTTAACCGTGTTGCCTTTGAAGAAGAACGATTCGATCAAGCAAGTAAAGATTTAACCGACACATCTATTCGTGTTAATAAAATTATGGCGCTAATGATGCCAGTCATGTTACTAATTATCAATTTTTCAACAATTGCTATCGTTTGGTTTGGTGGCCTTCGAATCGACAACGGAAATATGCAAGTAGGCGATTTAATGGCATTTATTCAATATGCGATGCAAATTATGTTTTCTTTCATGTTGGTTTCGATGATGTTTGTTTTACTCCCACGAGCTCAAGTTTCAGCTAATCGAATTGGGGAAGTATTAGAATTACAACCTGTTATTAAAAATCCTGAAAATGTTAAAAAAGAGACAGATCTTCATGGTTATGTCACTTTTCATCATGTGTCTTTTTCATACCCAAATGCGGAAAAAGCTGCCTTATCAAATATTTCATTTGAAGCACGTCCTGGTCAAACGACGGCAATTATCGGTGGAACAGGTTCTGGTAAATCAACATTAATCAATTTAATTCCTCGGTTTTATGATGTATCAGAAGGACAAGTTCTTGTTAATGCGAGAGATGTACGTGACTGGGATTTAGCAGAGTTACGAAAAATAATTGGCTTTGTCCCACAAAAATCCGTTCTTTTCACAGGTACAGTTGCTGAAAATATTCAATACGGTAAGACTGATGCCACTGAACCTGAAATCGAACATGCAGCAAAAATTGCACAGGCAGAAGACTTTATTGAAGAAATGAATGATCATTATCAAACCGTTATTTCTCAAGGGGGAACGAATATTTCTGGCGGTCAAAAACAACGCTTATCAATTGCCCGGGCATTAGTACGAAAACCAGAAATCTATCTTTTTGACGATAGCTTTTCTGCTCTTGATTTTAAAACAGATGCAAAATTACGTGCAGCATTGAAAAGTGAAACAGAAGAAGCAACTGTTATTCTTATTGCTCAACGTGTAAGTACCGTGATTGATGCTGATCAAATTATCGTTCTTGACGAAGGAAAAATTGCTGGTATTGGCACACATACTGAACTTCTTGAGACAAGTTCAGTATACCGTGAAATTGTGTCCTCACAGCTTTCAGAGGAGGAACTAGCATGA
- a CDS encoding DUF1294 domain-containing protein, with amino-acid sequence MKLLFLFLVIINVIGFLIMGIDKRRAQLHQWRIPENTLWLIAFIGGSLGTTLGMYIFKHKTKHFLFRIGFPLLFFLQTCLFLYFRFYH; translated from the coding sequence GTGAAACTTCTATTCCTTTTCCTTGTTATTATAAATGTAATTGGTTTTCTCATTATGGGGATTGATAAACGTAGAGCCCAGCTCCATCAATGGAGAATTCCAGAAAACACATTATGGCTCATTGCTTTTATTGGTGGTAGTTTAGGAACAACACTTGGTATGTACATATTTAAACATAAGACAAAACATTTTTTATTTCGAATTGGCTTTCCACTTCTTTTTTTCTTACAAACTTGTTTGTTCCTATATTTTCGCTTTTATCATTAG
- the dut gene encoding dUTP diphosphatase: protein MKYQLKVKLIHKDAKLPQYANPGDAGLDLYSVEEKVIQPGEAELIATGMIIELPPGTEAQVRPRSGLALKHQITVLNSPGTIDEGYRGEVKVILINHGKKEFKVEKQMRIAQMIVAPVSKVNVVEVKEVSDTERGEGGFGSTGMQ from the coding sequence ATGAAGTATCAATTAAAAGTTAAATTAATCCATAAGGATGCAAAACTTCCTCAATATGCAAATCCCGGGGATGCAGGTTTAGATTTATATTCTGTAGAGGAAAAAGTGATTCAACCGGGAGAGGCTGAATTAATTGCCACAGGAATGATTATCGAATTACCTCCAGGGACTGAAGCACAAGTCCGTCCGAGAAGTGGACTTGCATTAAAACATCAAATAACCGTGTTGAATAGTCCGGGTACCATTGATGAAGGTTATCGGGGAGAAGTAAAAGTAATCTTGATTAATCACGGTAAGAAAGAGTTTAAAGTTGAAAAACAGATGCGTATTGCTCAAATGATTGTCGCACCGGTTTCCAAAGTAAATGTCGTTGAAGTAAAAGAAGTTTCCGATACTGAACGGGGAGAAGGTGGCTTCGGCTCAACAGGGATGCAGTAG
- the sspI gene encoding small acid-soluble spore protein SspI: MNFNLRNAIIQNVSGNSEDQLRDTIVDAIQVGEEKMLPGLGVLFEIIWQNADPNEQKMMLENLTQGLNK; encoded by the coding sequence ATGAACTTTAATTTACGAAATGCCATTATACAAAATGTTTCTGGAAATTCAGAAGACCAATTAAGAGATACAATTGTTGATGCAATTCAAGTTGGGGAAGAAAAAATGCTCCCTGGACTAGGTGTTTTATTTGAAATTATTTGGCAAAATGCTGATCCAAACGAACAAAAAATGATGCTTGAAAACTTAACGCAAGGTTTGAATAAATAA
- the rpmI gene encoding 50S ribosomal protein L35, producing the protein MPKMKTHRGSAKRFKKTGSGKLKRSHAYTSHLFANKSQKQKRKLRKGALVSSGDYKRIKQMI; encoded by the coding sequence ATGCCTAAAATGAAAACACATCGTGGCTCTGCAAAACGTTTTAAGAAAACAGGATCTGGCAAATTGAAACGTTCTCATGCGTACACAAGCCACTTATTCGCAAATAAATCACAAAAGCAAAAACGTAAACTTCGTAAAGGTGCACTTGTATCATCTGGTGACTACAAACGCATCAAACAAATGATCTAA
- a CDS encoding MarR family winged helix-turn-helix transcriptional regulator produces MDQQLLNLHFAVDQLKRNIDSDIEKFSKTAITKQQLYVLFLINKKGKCKLSFLAEMLDVKPSAITVMIDRLEKNGIVKRTHDTADRRAIFVEMTETGKTQLSTAIQERKKILKSYISKLTDEEIMQLTKIIEKMASI; encoded by the coding sequence ATGGATCAACAATTACTCAACCTTCATTTTGCGGTTGACCAATTAAAAAGAAATATTGATTCGGACATAGAAAAGTTTTCAAAAACCGCAATAACGAAGCAACAATTGTATGTCTTATTTTTAATCAATAAAAAAGGAAAATGTAAATTATCTTTTTTAGCAGAAATGCTTGATGTCAAACCAAGTGCAATTACTGTTATGATTGACCGATTAGAAAAAAACGGTATTGTTAAAAGAACGCATGACACGGCTGATCGAAGGGCAATTTTTGTTGAAATGACAGAAACAGGAAAAACACAACTATCGACAGCAATCCAAGAAAGAAAAAAGATATTAAAAAGTTATATTTCCAAATTAACTGATGAAGAAATAATGCAATTAACAAAAATTATCGAAAAAATGGCTTCTATATAA
- the rplT gene encoding 50S ribosomal protein L20: MARVKGGTVTRRRRKKVLKLAKGYYGSKHTLYKVANQQVMKSLMYAYRDRRKRKSEFRKLWITRINAAARQNGLSYSRLMHGLKLAGIEVNRKMLSDLAITDPQAFTQLADSAKAQLNK; encoded by the coding sequence ATGGCACGTGTAAAAGGTGGTACTGTTACGCGCAGACGTCGTAAAAAAGTACTTAAATTAGCTAAAGGTTATTATGGTTCAAAACATACTTTATATAAAGTTGCAAATCAACAAGTAATGAAATCTTTAATGTATGCATATCGTGACCGTCGTAAACGTAAAAGTGAATTCCGTAAATTATGGATTACACGTATTAATGCGGCAGCACGTCAAAACGGTCTTTCCTATAGCCGATTAATGCACGGTTTAAAACTTGCAGGTATTGAAGTAAACCGTAAAATGCTTTCAGATCTAGCTATCACTGATCCACAAGCATTCACACAACTTGCTGATTCAGCTAAAGCTCAATTAAATAAATAA
- the thrS gene encoding threonine--tRNA ligase, giving the protein MSEMIQITFPDGAVKEFPKGTSTEDIAASISPGLKKKAYAGKFNGEEIDLRTPIEENGEIQILTDKDAESLEIMRHSTAHLMAQAIKRLYKDVKLGVGPVIENGFYYDIDLDESITPEDLPKIEKEMKKIINENLEIVRKVVSRDEAIQLYKEIGDEYKLELIEAIPENETVTIYEQGEFFDLCRGVHVPSTGKIKEFKLLSIAGAYWRGDSDNKMLQRIYGTAFFTKADLEAHLKMLEEAKERDHRKLGKELDIFAINQLVGQGLPLWLPKGATIRRTIERYIVDKEISLGYDHVYTPVLANVDLYKTSGHWDHYQEDMYPPMDMGDGEELVLRPMNCPHHMMVYKNAMHSYRELPIRIAELGTMHRYEMSGALSGLQRVRGMTLNDAHIFVRPDQIQEEFKRVVELIMEVYKDFNITDYSFRLSYRDPEDTEKYFDDDEMWEKAQSMLKSAMDDLGLEYFEAEGEAAFYGPKLDVQVKTAIGKEETLSTVQLDFLLPERFDLSYVGEDGKPHRPVVIHRGVVSTMERFVAYLIEEYKGAFPTWLAPVQVQVIPVSPEIHFDYAKIVKDELKKAGVRVVLDARNEKMGYKIREAQVQKIPYMLVVGDKEVEERAVNVRKYGEQKSETVSFDRFLEQIKQEARI; this is encoded by the coding sequence AAAAGGGACATCAACAGAAGACATTGCAGCATCGATTAGTCCGGGACTAAAGAAAAAAGCATATGCTGGTAAATTTAATGGTGAAGAAATTGACTTACGTACACCGATTGAGGAAAATGGTGAAATTCAAATTTTAACAGATAAAGATGCGGAAAGCTTAGAGATTATGCGCCATAGTACAGCGCATTTAATGGCTCAAGCGATTAAGCGCCTATATAAGGATGTAAAGCTCGGCGTCGGTCCTGTCATCGAAAATGGTTTTTACTATGATATCGATTTGGATGAATCAATTACACCTGAAGATTTACCTAAAATTGAAAAAGAAATGAAAAAGATTATTAATGAAAACTTGGAAATCGTGCGAAAAGTGGTTAGTCGTGACGAAGCGATCCAATTATATAAAGAAATTGGCGATGAATATAAATTAGAACTGATTGAAGCGATTCCTGAAAATGAAACAGTAACCATTTATGAACAAGGTGAATTTTTTGACCTATGTCGTGGTGTGCACGTTCCATCCACTGGAAAAATTAAAGAGTTCAAATTATTAAGTATTGCTGGTGCTTATTGGCGCGGTGATAGTGATAATAAAATGTTGCAACGGATTTATGGTACAGCATTTTTCACAAAGGCTGATCTAGAAGCACATTTAAAAATGTTAGAAGAAGCAAAAGAACGCGATCATCGGAAACTTGGTAAAGAGTTAGATATATTTGCAATCAATCAACTTGTCGGACAAGGACTTCCGTTATGGCTTCCAAAAGGTGCTACGATTCGTCGAACAATCGAGCGTTATATTGTTGATAAAGAAATTAGTCTTGGATATGATCACGTGTATACACCAGTTCTTGCTAATGTTGATTTATATAAAACAAGCGGTCACTGGGATCATTATCAGGAAGATATGTATCCACCAATGGATATGGGGGATGGGGAAGAATTAGTGCTTCGTCCAATGAACTGTCCGCACCATATGATGGTTTATAAAAATGCTATGCATTCGTATCGAGAGCTACCAATTCGAATTGCTGAACTTGGAACGATGCATCGTTACGAAATGAGTGGAGCATTATCTGGTCTACAACGGGTTCGCGGTATGACTTTAAATGACGCACATATTTTCGTTCGTCCAGATCAAATTCAAGAAGAATTTAAACGTGTTGTTGAATTAATTATGGAAGTTTATAAAGACTTCAACATTACTGATTATTCTTTCCGTTTATCTTACCGTGATCCGGAAGATACAGAAAAATATTTTGATGATGATGAAATGTGGGAAAAAGCACAAAGTATGCTGAAATCTGCTATGGATGATCTTGGTCTTGAATATTTTGAGGCAGAAGGTGAAGCTGCATTCTATGGTCCGAAACTAGATGTTCAAGTAAAAACAGCTATTGGTAAAGAGGAAACATTATCTACCGTACAACTCGACTTTTTACTTCCAGAACGATTTGATTTAAGCTACGTTGGAGAAGATGGAAAACCACATCGTCCGGTCGTTATTCACCGTGGTGTTGTGTCAACAATGGAACGCTTTGTTGCCTACTTAATTGAAGAATACAAAGGTGCGTTCCCAACATGGCTTGCACCTGTTCAAGTTCAAGTAATCCCAGTATCCCCTGAAATTCACTTTGACTATGCTAAGATAGTGAAAGATGAGTTGAAAAAAGCTGGTGTACGAGTGGTACTTGATGCCCGAAATGAAAAGATGGGTTATAAAATTCGTGAAGCACAAGTTCAAAAGATTCCATACATGCTCGTTGTTGGTGATAAAGAAGTGGAAGAGCGAGCAGTTAATGTTCGTAAATATGGTGAACAAAAATCGGAAACAGTCTCGTTTGATCGTTTCTTGGAACAAATAAAACAAGAAGCAAGAATATGA
- a CDS encoding M42 family metallopeptidase: protein MIKLDEQLTMLKELTDAKGIPGNEREVREVMKKYIAPFADEITYDGLGSLIAKKVGLADGPKVMLGGHLDEVGFMVTNIDDKGFIRFQTVGGWWGQVMLAQRVTIVTSKGETITGVIGSKPPHILSPEARKKPFDIKDMFIDIGATSKEEVTSWGVRPGDMIVPYFEFTVMKNEKFLLAKAWDNRIGCAIVIDVLKNLQKEQHPNIVYGVGAVQEEVGLRGAKTAAFTIEPDIGFALDVGTAGDTPGVTEKESLSKLGNGPQIIIYDASLVSHKGLREFVVNVAEELHIPYQFESIPGGGTDAGSIHLTKSGAPSIAITIATRYLHSNASIIHRDDYENTVTLLTELVKRLDVDAVNKIKFE, encoded by the coding sequence TTGATAAAATTGGATGAACAACTAACGATGCTGAAAGAATTAACTGATGCCAAAGGAATTCCAGGTAATGAAAGAGAAGTTCGTGAAGTAATGAAAAAATATATAGCACCATTTGCGGATGAAATTACATATGACGGTCTTGGAAGTTTAATCGCGAAAAAAGTGGGGCTTGCAGATGGTCCAAAAGTTATGCTAGGTGGACACTTAGATGAAGTCGGCTTTATGGTTACAAATATTGATGATAAAGGGTTTATTCGTTTTCAAACAGTTGGCGGTTGGTGGGGACAAGTCATGCTCGCCCAACGTGTCACAATTGTAACATCAAAAGGTGAAACAATTACAGGGGTTATTGGATCAAAGCCACCTCATATTTTATCACCGGAAGCTAGAAAAAAACCGTTTGATATTAAGGACATGTTTATTGATATTGGCGCTACATCAAAAGAAGAAGTAACTTCTTGGGGTGTTCGCCCAGGCGATATGATTGTTCCTTATTTTGAATTTACTGTAATGAAAAATGAGAAATTTCTACTTGCAAAAGCATGGGATAACCGAATTGGCTGTGCAATAGTTATTGATGTGTTGAAAAATTTACAAAAGGAACAACATCCGAACATTGTTTATGGTGTCGGTGCCGTTCAAGAAGAAGTTGGCTTACGTGGAGCGAAAACAGCTGCGTTTACGATTGAACCGGATATAGGCTTTGCATTAGACGTAGGTACGGCAGGAGATACACCAGGAGTGACAGAAAAAGAATCATTAAGTAAGCTCGGCAATGGTCCACAAATAATTATTTATGATGCATCACTTGTTTCTCATAAAGGTTTAAGAGAATTTGTTGTAAATGTTGCAGAAGAGTTACATATTCCATACCAATTTGAATCGATTCCTGGTGGTGGAACAGATGCCGGCTCCATCCATTTAACAAAATCAGGTGCACCATCCATTGCGATTACGATTGCGACTCGTTACTTACATTCGAATGCGAGCATCATTCATCGTGATGATTACGAAAACACAGTAACATTATTAACTGAACTTGTAAAACGACTTGATGTAGATGCGGTAAATAAAATTAAGTTTGAATGA
- a CDS encoding ABC transporter ATP-binding protein, with protein MSKHDKQQRSSHPHARGGGPHGFHGIKEKPKNFKGTLKRLIQYLKPFRIRLLLVFLAAIMSTIFTIISPKILGKVTTVIFEGIMAKMQQIPNAGINFEKIGHYIMILIGLYIFSSIFSYIQQYVMAGVAQTTVYQLRKEVDEKLSRLPLKYYDGRTHGEILSRVVNDVDNISNTLQQSLTQLITSFVTIIGVIVMMLTISPLMTLIILLTLPLSFLATAKIASKSQKYFKSQQATLGQLNGHVEEMYTGHQIIQAFGREKQSIATFKEVNEKLYESGWRSQFISGIIMPIMSLINNIGYVLISVVGGILVTKQRIAVGDIQAFIQYARQFSQPITQAANIANIIQSTIASAERVFEVLDEEEEEPDKQDAKVLENPQGNVRFNQVSFRYNPDEPLIENMNLNVESGQTVAIVGPTGAGKTTLMNLLMRFYEINNGSITIDGVDIRDLKHSDLRSLFGMVLQDTWLFNGTIRENIAYGRKGASEFEIVQAAKAAHADYFIRTLPDGYDTILNEEASNISQGQKQLLTIARAILADPTILILDEATSSVDTRTEIAIQEAMNELMKGRTSFVIAHRLSTIRNADLILVMNHGTVIEQGTHQELLDENGFYADLYNSQFSGNVQKVNE; from the coding sequence ATGAGTAAACATGATAAACAACAACGTTCAAGCCATCCCCATGCACGTGGTGGGGGTCCACATGGCTTTCATGGTATAAAAGAAAAACCGAAAAATTTTAAAGGTACATTAAAAAGGTTAATCCAATATTTGAAACCTTTTCGAATCCGTTTGCTCCTTGTATTTCTTGCCGCTATAATGAGTACAATTTTTACTATTATAAGCCCGAAAATACTTGGGAAAGTGACGACAGTAATATTTGAAGGTATTATGGCAAAAATGCAACAAATTCCAAATGCTGGTATTAACTTTGAAAAAATTGGACACTACATTATGATTTTAATTGGTTTGTATATATTTAGTTCGATTTTTAGTTATATTCAGCAGTACGTTATGGCTGGGGTTGCACAAACGACCGTTTATCAATTACGGAAAGAGGTAGACGAAAAACTATCACGGCTTCCTTTAAAGTATTATGATGGACGGACTCATGGTGAAATTTTAAGCCGGGTCGTAAATGATGTTGATAATATAAGCAATACGTTACAACAAAGTTTAACACAACTCATTACGTCATTTGTTACGATTATCGGTGTCATCGTAATGATGCTTACCATTAGTCCGCTCATGACATTAATTATTTTGCTAACTTTGCCGTTAAGTTTTTTGGCAACAGCAAAAATTGCTTCAAAATCACAAAAATATTTTAAAAGTCAGCAAGCAACCCTCGGTCAATTAAATGGCCATGTTGAAGAGATGTATACGGGGCATCAAATTATTCAAGCGTTTGGACGTGAAAAACAATCAATCGCAACGTTTAAAGAAGTGAATGAAAAATTATATGAAAGTGGTTGGAGATCACAATTTATTTCCGGTATCATTATGCCAATTATGTCCTTAATTAATAATATTGGCTATGTACTAATTTCCGTTGTTGGGGGTATTCTCGTTACAAAACAAAGAATTGCTGTTGGAGACATCCAAGCATTCATTCAATATGCACGGCAATTCTCACAACCAATCACACAAGCAGCAAATATTGCTAATATTATTCAGTCTACGATTGCTTCAGCTGAACGAGTATTTGAAGTTTTAGATGAAGAGGAGGAAGAACCAGATAAACAAGATGCGAAAGTGTTGGAAAATCCTCAAGGGAATGTACGTTTTAATCAAGTTTCCTTCCGTTATAATCCGGATGAACCATTAATTGAAAATATGAATCTTAACGTAGAAAGTGGTCAAACAGTTGCAATTGTTGGGCCGACTGGTGCAGGAAAAACGACATTAATGAATTTACTTATGCGATTTTATGAAATCAATAACGGTTCAATTACGATTGATGGAGTCGATATTCGTGATCTGAAACATAGTGACTTACGTAGTTTATTCGGTATGGTTTTACAAGATACGTGGTTATTTAATGGAACAATCCGGGAAAATATTGCCTATGGACGGAAAGGGGCATCTGAGTTTGAAATTGTTCAAGCAGCTAAAGCAGCCCATGCAGATTATTTTATCCGTACCTTACCAGATGGATACGATACGATTTTAAATGAAGAAGCTTCAAATATTTCTCAAGGACAGAAACAGCTATTGACGATTGCACGAGCGATATTAGCAGATCCTACGATTCTTATTTTGGATGAAGCAACAAGTAGTGTGGATACAAGGACAGAGATTGCCATCCAAGAGGCGATGAATGAATTGATGAAGGGACGAACAAGTTTTGTCATCGCCCATAGACTTTCAACGATCCGAAATGCCGACTTAATTTTAGTTATGAATCATGGAACAGTCATTGAACAAGGGACACATCAAGAATTGTTAGATGAAAACGGCTTTTATGCAGATCTTTATAATAGTCAATTTAGCGGAAATGTACAAAAAGTGAATGAATGA
- a CDS encoding MBL fold metallo-hydrolase: MDLFENHLHENQTMKGKFVPMTSMASGLVQQIAEGVFACTIQIVNIAFIQTNTGFVIIDTGMPESEEMIFNMIEEKFGEGAKPEAIILTHGHFDHIGSIEKLLERFSDTPVYAHPLEIPYLTGQKNYPEPDGTVEGGLVAKLSPMFPNVGINLSKHIKPLPDNGKVPLLPEWKWIHTPGHSDGHVSLFREKDGTLIAADAFITVKQDSLYKVLVQEQEICGPPRYFTTDWKLAKQSVEKLAALHPKVALTGHGLPIEGEELERGLTRLVNEFDTIATPDYGKYV, from the coding sequence ATGGATCTGTTCGAGAACCATTTGCATGAAAATCAAACTATGAAAGGCAAATTTGTCCCAATGACATCGATGGCGAGTGGGCTTGTTCAACAAATTGCAGAAGGTGTTTTTGCATGCACAATACAAATCGTTAACATTGCCTTCATTCAAACAAATACAGGTTTTGTAATAATTGATACTGGTATGCCCGAGTCAGAAGAGATGATTTTTAATATGATTGAAGAGAAATTCGGTGAAGGGGCAAAACCAGAGGCAATTATTTTAACACATGGGCATTTTGACCACATTGGTTCGATTGAAAAGTTGCTTGAACGATTTTCTGATACTCCTGTGTATGCACATCCGTTAGAAATTCCTTATTTAACTGGTCAAAAGAATTACCCAGAACCTGACGGAACGGTAGAAGGTGGACTTGTTGCAAAATTGTCACCAATGTTCCCAAACGTTGGAATTAATTTAAGTAAACATATCAAACCCTTACCAGACAACGGGAAAGTTCCACTTCTACCTGAGTGGAAATGGATACACACACCAGGCCATTCAGACGGTCATGTCTCGTTATTCCGTGAAAAAGATGGGACATTAATCGCTGCAGATGCATTTATAACCGTTAAACAAGATTCCCTTTACAAAGTGCTCGTGCAAGAACAAGAAATATGCGGACCACCACGATACTTTACTACCGATTGGAAACTTGCCAAGCAATCTGTGGAGAAATTAGCTGCTTTACATCCAAAAGTAGCCTTAACCGGGCATGGTTTACCGATAGAAGGTGAGGAACTCGAACGCGGGTTAACTAGACTTGTCAATGAGTTCGATACCATTGCAACGCCGGATTACGGAAAATATGTATAA